The following proteins come from a genomic window of Montipora capricornis isolate CH-2021 chromosome 9, ASM3666992v2, whole genome shotgun sequence:
- the LOC138015097 gene encoding histone deacetylase 11-like isoform X1 has translation MSVVNKLKKKKEGESDSTQECHLYVEMRANQWPVVYSEDYNIGFLGLERLHPFDSGKWGKVFHFLKDAKMINDESIVKPNEVTQEDLLVVHTPGYLDSLQWSARVAMICEVPPLALLPNFLVQRKVLRPMRIQTGGSILAAKLAVERGWAINIGGGFHHCSGSRGGGFCAYADITLAIKFLFKEVACVSKAMIIDLDAHQGNGHEADFDKDDQVYIMDVYNAFIYPGDIKVKSAIKKNIELFHGTDDAQYIPLLKKHIPEALDAFKPDIIAYNAGTDILMGDPLGNLSITPQGIIERDQIVFEEANKRGIPLFMLTSGGYQRRTARIIADSILNLREQGLISCNYSDSGPRGMKERTDKQTTYNTFQQ, from the exons ATGTCAGTGgtaaacaaactaaaaaagaaaaaggagggCGAAAGTGATAG CACACAAGAATGTCATTTATATGTAGAAATGAGAGCAAATCAGTGGCCAGTAGTGTACAGCGAGGACTACAATATTGGATTCCTAGGCTTAGAAAGGCTTCATCCTTTTGATTCTGGAAAATGGGGaaaagtttttcattttctcaaaG ATGCAAAGATGATCAATGATGAGAGTATTGTGAAACCCAACGAAGTTACTCAAGAAGATCTGTTGGTTGTACACACTCCAGGCTACTTAGACAGCTTACAA TGGAGTGCTCGTGTTGCCATGATATGTGAGGTGCCTCCTCTTGCCCTTCTGCCAAATTTCTTAGTGCAAAGAAAAGTGTTGAGACCGATGAGGATACAGACTGGTGGATCAATACTG GCAGCCAAACTTGCAGTTGAAAGAGGTTGGGCAATCAATATAG GTGGAGGTTTTCATCATTGCTCTGGATCAAGAGGGGGAGGCTTCTGTGCTTATGCTGACATTACCTTAGCAATAAAG TTTCTATTCAAGGAAGTGGCTTGTGTTTCTAAAGCAATGATTATTGATCTTGATGCACATCAG GGAAATGGGCATGAGGCTGATTTTGATAAGGATGACCAAGTTTACATTATGGATGTTTATAATGCTTTTATCTACCCTGGCGATATTAAGGTCAAAA GTGCAATAAAGAAAAACATTGAGTTATTTCATGGGACAGATGATGCACAATACATTCCATTGTTAAAGAA GCACATTCCTGAAGCTTTAGATGCCTTCAAGCCTGATATTATTGCATATAATGCAG GAACTGATATTCTTATGGGAGACCCCCTTGGAAATTTGTCAATTACCCCTCAG GGAATTATTGAAAGAGATCAAATTGTGTTTGAGGAAGCTAATAAGAGAGGCATTCCACTCTTCATGCTAACATCTGGAGGATATCAG AGAAGGACAGCAAGGATAATTGCCGACTCCATTCTTAATCTCCGAGAACAAGGTCTTATTAGTTGCAATTATTCTGATTCTG
- the LOC138015097 gene encoding histone deacetylase 11-like isoform X2 — MRANQWPVVYSEDYNIGFLGLERLHPFDSGKWGKVFHFLKDAKMINDESIVKPNEVTQEDLLVVHTPGYLDSLQWSARVAMICEVPPLALLPNFLVQRKVLRPMRIQTGGSILAAKLAVERGWAINIGGGFHHCSGSRGGGFCAYADITLAIKFLFKEVACVSKAMIIDLDAHQGNGHEADFDKDDQVYIMDVYNAFIYPGDIKVKSAIKKNIELFHGTDDAQYIPLLKKHIPEALDAFKPDIIAYNAGTDILMGDPLGNLSITPQGIIERDQIVFEEANKRGIPLFMLTSGGYQRRTARIIADSILNLREQGLISCNYSDSGPRGMKERTDKQTTYNTFQQ; from the exons ATGAGAGCAAATCAGTGGCCAGTAGTGTACAGCGAGGACTACAATATTGGATTCCTAGGCTTAGAAAGGCTTCATCCTTTTGATTCTGGAAAATGGGGaaaagtttttcattttctcaaaG ATGCAAAGATGATCAATGATGAGAGTATTGTGAAACCCAACGAAGTTACTCAAGAAGATCTGTTGGTTGTACACACTCCAGGCTACTTAGACAGCTTACAA TGGAGTGCTCGTGTTGCCATGATATGTGAGGTGCCTCCTCTTGCCCTTCTGCCAAATTTCTTAGTGCAAAGAAAAGTGTTGAGACCGATGAGGATACAGACTGGTGGATCAATACTG GCAGCCAAACTTGCAGTTGAAAGAGGTTGGGCAATCAATATAG GTGGAGGTTTTCATCATTGCTCTGGATCAAGAGGGGGAGGCTTCTGTGCTTATGCTGACATTACCTTAGCAATAAAG TTTCTATTCAAGGAAGTGGCTTGTGTTTCTAAAGCAATGATTATTGATCTTGATGCACATCAG GGAAATGGGCATGAGGCTGATTTTGATAAGGATGACCAAGTTTACATTATGGATGTTTATAATGCTTTTATCTACCCTGGCGATATTAAGGTCAAAA GTGCAATAAAGAAAAACATTGAGTTATTTCATGGGACAGATGATGCACAATACATTCCATTGTTAAAGAA GCACATTCCTGAAGCTTTAGATGCCTTCAAGCCTGATATTATTGCATATAATGCAG GAACTGATATTCTTATGGGAGACCCCCTTGGAAATTTGTCAATTACCCCTCAG GGAATTATTGAAAGAGATCAAATTGTGTTTGAGGAAGCTAATAAGAGAGGCATTCCACTCTTCATGCTAACATCTGGAGGATATCAG AGAAGGACAGCAAGGATAATTGCCGACTCCATTCTTAATCTCCGAGAACAAGGTCTTATTAGTTGCAATTATTCTGATTCTG